ATTCCTAATTTTGCAGCATGAATATAGATAATCTGCAAATACAAATAAAAACTTTCTTTGGTCTGGAACCTATTTTGGCTGAGGAACTTAAAAAATTGGGAGGCCGCAATGTTGAGATAAAAAACAGAGCGGTGAACTGCGAAGGCGATCTTGGTTTTTTATACAAAATCAATTATTCTTGCCGAACGGCGCTTAAGATTTTGGTTCCTATAAAGAGTTTTAAAGCTTTTAATGAAGATCGTTTTTATGACAGATTGTTCGATGTTCAGTGGGACGAGTATATGTCGATCGATCAAAGTTTTGCCATAGATGCAACGGTTAATTCGGAGCGTTTTAGCCATTCCCAATTTATGACTTTGAAAATGAAAGACGCTATCGTGGATTTTTTTAAAATGAAATACAAAGAACGTCCCAATGTGGATAGCAAAAATCCAGATATCAAATTCCATTTGCATATCGACCGCGAATTGGTAGTCATCAGCCTTGACAGTTCTGGCGATCCACTTTTCAAAAGAGGCTATCGTCAAATCCAGACCGAAGCGCCGATTAATGAAGTTTTGGCGTCTGGACTTTTACAAATCGCAGGTTGGGATGGCAAAGGTAATTTCCTAGATCCTATGTGCGGAAGTGGCACACTTTTGATAGAAGCTGCCATGATTGCCATGGATCTTCCAGCGCAGATTTTTAGAAAGAAATTTGCGTTTCAAAATTGGAAAAACTACGACGCCGAATTGTTTAAAACGATAAAAGAATTCCGTATCAATCGCGTAAAAGAATTTACTGGAAAAATTGTCGGTTACGATATTGATCTTAAAGCTCTGAATGCTGCGAAAACTAATATTGAGTTTGCCGAAATGGAAGATGTGATTGAAGTTAGAAAGCAAAATTTCTTTGATTCTAAAAAAGATCTGTTCCCATTATTGATGGTTTTCAATCCACCATACAATGAGCGTATCGCGATAGATGTCGAAGATTTTTATAAAAAAATAGGAGATACTTTTAAACAAAATTATCCCAACACTTTGGCTTGGCTAATCACTTCAGACCTCGAAGCTTCTAAAAAAATTGGGCTAAGACCTTCCCGAAAAGTTAAGTTGTTTAATGGTAAATTAGAAACAAGATTCCTGCAATACGAAATGTATGAAGGCACCAAAAAAGCTAAATTTGACAATAAATAATTTCTCATTCAGAATTAAAATAAAAGAACATTGAACTCTATTTCCATCATCATAGCCATTTATAATCGTAGAGATGAACTCTTCGAATTATTAAATTCTTTAAGCCGACAATCCGATAAAGATTTCGAAATAATAGTTGTTGATGATGGTTCAAAAATAGATTTAAGTCATATAATTCAATTGTTTGAAAATCAATTAAATATATCGTTTTACCAAAAAAGCAATTCAGGTCCAGGATTAACTCGGAATTACGGTGCCAAACGTGCTAAAAATGATTGGTTGGTTTTTGTAGATTCAGACGTTATTGTTGAAAACGATTATATTGAAAGCATCAAAAAAGATTTAGAAACGACGTCTTGCGATGCTTTTGGTGGAGCTGATAAAGCGCACAAAGGATTCAATATTATGCAAAAAGCAATATCGTATTCTATGACTTCTGTTTTCACAACGGGTGGTATTCGCGGGAGTAAAAAAGCCGTTTCAAAATTCCAACCTCGCAGTTTTAATATGGGTGTTAACAAAGAAGTTTTTTTAGAAGTTGGTGGCTTTTCCGAAATGCGAATTGGTGAAGATCCAGATCTTTCGATGACACTTTGGGAAAACGGATACACCACGGCTTTTTTCGATAATATTGGTGTGTATCACAAAAGAAGGACTGATCTTGGTAAGTTTTCAAAACAAGTGTATCAATTCGGTTGTGCGCGTCCAATTCTTAACCAAAGACATCCAAAATATGTGAAGCCGACATTTTGGTTTCCGACATTATTTTTGCTCGGCTATGTTATGGGACTTTTCCACTATTTTGTTTGGGGTTATGGACTGTTGTTAGCGCTTTATGGCATCTACACCTTCGTTGTGTTTTTTCATGCTCTATTTGTGACGAAAAACGTTAATATCACCGCAATGGCAATTATTGCAACCTATGTCCAAATGTTTTCTTATGGTTATGGTTTTTTGAAATCTTGGTTTAAACTGAACATCCTTAGACAAAGTCCAAAACAAGCATTTCCTTCCCATTTTCATTAGGAAGGAAATGATATCTAAATTATTTCTTTAAATTTTAGTTGATTTTTAGCGCTTTATATTCGCTTTCGTTGCTCAGTTTATCAATGGCCTGAATGGCGATTGTGTTGAGGGATTTTCCATCTCTAGAGCTTGGAATAATAAGTGATGTGATGTCCGATGTTAGAATTTCTGTTTTCCAAGTATTAGCATATTTTGTATAAAGTACCCATTGGAAAACATTCGTGTTGTCTTCTGTGGACCAAAATGCTGTTGTATTTCCGTTGTCTTTTTTGTAGCCTAAAGTTGGTTTTTTCAAAGGTGTTATTTTTAACCAAGGACTTGTGGGAATTAAAGCTTTCTCTTGATAAACTTGCGTTTTGAGAGCATTTTGCATCGTATAACTTTTTGTTAAACCAGCGATGCTCCAATGGATTTCGCCTGCTTTATCTTTAAGAATTTCACGACTTATTTGGACTTGACTAACAATTTCTGTCGGTCTGTCAGAGGCTTTAACTTCCACGGTGTTAAGACCTGGCCAAAGATGTCTTTTCATGGTATTTTCACTTTCCCACCATTCTAAAAGCTTTGGAAAACTCTGTCCAGTAGAATTAATAGGCCAATACAATTGCGGTGCGAA
This genomic stretch from Chryseobacterium sp. POL2 harbors:
- a CDS encoding class I SAM-dependent RNA methyltransferase, producing MNIDNLQIQIKTFFGLEPILAEELKKLGGRNVEIKNRAVNCEGDLGFLYKINYSCRTALKILVPIKSFKAFNEDRFYDRLFDVQWDEYMSIDQSFAIDATVNSERFSHSQFMTLKMKDAIVDFFKMKYKERPNVDSKNPDIKFHLHIDRELVVISLDSSGDPLFKRGYRQIQTEAPINEVLASGLLQIAGWDGKGNFLDPMCGSGTLLIEAAMIAMDLPAQIFRKKFAFQNWKNYDAELFKTIKEFRINRVKEFTGKIVGYDIDLKALNAAKTNIEFAEMEDVIEVRKQNFFDSKKDLFPLLMVFNPPYNERIAIDVEDFYKKIGDTFKQNYPNTLAWLITSDLEASKKIGLRPSRKVKLFNGKLETRFLQYEMYEGTKKAKFDNK
- a CDS encoding glycosyltransferase; the encoded protein is MNSISIIIAIYNRRDELFELLNSLSRQSDKDFEIIVVDDGSKIDLSHIIQLFENQLNISFYQKSNSGPGLTRNYGAKRAKNDWLVFVDSDVIVENDYIESIKKDLETTSCDAFGGADKAHKGFNIMQKAISYSMTSVFTTGGIRGSKKAVSKFQPRSFNMGVNKEVFLEVGGFSEMRIGEDPDLSMTLWENGYTTAFFDNIGVYHKRRTDLGKFSKQVYQFGCARPILNQRHPKYVKPTFWFPTLFLLGYVMGLFHYFVWGYGLLLALYGIYTFVVFFHALFVTKNVNITAMAIIATYVQMFSYGYGFLKSWFKLNILRQSPKQAFPSHFH